One stretch of Litoribrevibacter albus DNA includes these proteins:
- a CDS encoding imelysin family protein, translating into MRTLFLLLAFLSGIILSGCSEKSATQSTDTQSTEPTPAEQEESSPQQEALNEIAEDSFRQTTELLHLGHQLHIATSELLHTPTDANLKKAQTAYLALLNQWVISLPYINMTALTSSGAPLMNRLEKLPILPGYLDQIPDYPFSGLVHDIMLPIEHESLSLLHTLDNDEQVIFGLSAIEFLLFDHYSPDHYKKLVPMTTLSDEEAQEGILIEQLPNNRRRALLLVQANQLVEDLSSLHKRWHPTNGDDAKRFASLTGNNLKLTLTKTYQKQTTLLLDALNSIQEKPLILGRAHFAREERALLDSGIVSIKQLHESVKPVWELYPQTEKDEFDAVLNSLLDLHQQYQADPSNSLLLELTSNRCNQLLEISNELSFSPPEE; encoded by the coding sequence ATGAGAACTCTCTTTTTACTTCTAGCATTTTTATCAGGCATTATTCTGAGTGGTTGCTCTGAAAAATCAGCAACTCAGTCCACTGATACACAGAGCACTGAACCAACACCTGCAGAACAAGAAGAGAGTTCCCCTCAACAAGAAGCGCTCAATGAGATTGCCGAAGACAGTTTCCGTCAAACAACAGAACTGCTTCATTTAGGACACCAACTCCACATTGCAACCTCAGAGCTGCTGCACACCCCCACTGATGCCAACCTAAAGAAAGCACAAACAGCCTACTTAGCGTTACTTAATCAATGGGTGATCTCCCTGCCCTACATCAATATGACGGCTTTAACATCCAGTGGTGCGCCATTGATGAACCGTCTGGAAAAACTACCTATTCTGCCTGGCTATTTAGATCAAATCCCTGACTATCCGTTCAGCGGACTGGTCCATGACATTATGCTGCCAATTGAGCATGAATCCTTATCCTTACTTCATACTCTGGATAACGATGAACAAGTGATTTTTGGATTGTCGGCGATCGAGTTTTTGCTGTTTGATCACTACAGTCCGGATCATTATAAAAAACTGGTACCAATGACAACGCTATCAGATGAAGAAGCTCAGGAAGGCATACTCATTGAACAACTGCCAAACAACCGAAGACGAGCACTCTTGCTGGTACAAGCGAATCAGCTGGTTGAGGATTTATCATCACTACACAAACGCTGGCACCCAACAAACGGAGACGATGCGAAGCGATTTGCCTCACTTACGGGCAACAATCTTAAATTGACGTTGACGAAGACCTATCAAAAACAGACAACCCTATTACTGGATGCCCTGAACAGCATTCAGGAAAAACCGTTAATCCTCGGCCGCGCCCACTTTGCAAGGGAAGAGCGTGCACTATTGGATTCCGGGATTGTGAGCATTAAGCAACTGCACGAATCCGTCAAACCCGTTTGGGAACTCTATCCACAAACCGAGAAAGATGAGTTTGATGCGGTGTTGAACTCGCTGCTGGATTTGCATCAGCAATACCAAGCTGACCCAAGTAACAGTCTTTTATTGGAACTGACCAGCAATCGATGCAATCAACTGCTGGAAATTTCTAATGAGCTGAGCTTTTCTCCGCCTGAAGAGTAA